One Pseudorhodoplanes sinuspersici DNA segment encodes these proteins:
- a CDS encoding beta-(1-6) glucans synthase → MMVQRPQIMHEQSLSRAGVPALFFVAVSALVALTWWWLGKPVPMPAAAAAGDKLQCVSYAPFRGEQSPLSAGTFIQAAQIEDDLTRLKQLTDCIRTYSTEHGLDQVPAIAQRVGLKVIQGLWLSSHPEKNRQQVESVVALAKRFPDVIQSVVVGNEVLLRGELSGADVANFIRQVKKQVSMPVTYADVWEFWLRHREVYDAVDFVTIHILPYWEDYPIPAKDAAAHVGAIREKMAAAFPNKDILIGETGWPSQGRMREGALPSLVNEALILQEILALANQRGYRVNVIEAFDQPWKRRLEGTVGGYWGLFDDATRQPKFQWGAPVSNHPHWLSQAGAGIAFVAIIFAAAGWTRRSDAKADSSVMSWLAVAIIALAGGTMLGLAVEKTVYESLGLGAWLRSGALVALAAFVPIATASTVMRRATVPSFAGSLARGEAAMPARPDIVTGLLVVAVTVLAIQIALGLVFDPRYRDFTYAPLTAAIVPVVVLALFSRWSKPGLAERTAASVLVLSAIYIVFNESFANWQSLWFCALLAALALSLLLRRSVPGAQS, encoded by the coding sequence ATGATGGTACAGCGTCCGCAGATCATGCATGAACAATCGTTAAGCCGCGCCGGGGTCCCGGCCTTATTTTTTGTTGCCGTTTCGGCTCTCGTTGCCCTCACGTGGTGGTGGCTCGGCAAGCCTGTGCCGATGCCGGCCGCGGCCGCCGCGGGCGACAAGCTGCAATGCGTATCCTACGCCCCGTTCCGGGGCGAGCAGTCGCCATTGAGCGCCGGGACTTTTATCCAGGCGGCGCAGATCGAGGACGATCTCACCCGTCTCAAGCAACTGACCGACTGTATCCGCACCTATTCCACCGAGCATGGGCTCGATCAGGTGCCGGCCATCGCCCAGCGCGTCGGTCTGAAGGTGATCCAGGGGCTCTGGCTGTCCAGCCATCCTGAGAAGAACCGACAGCAGGTCGAGAGCGTGGTGGCTTTGGCCAAGCGCTTTCCGGACGTGATCCAGTCAGTGGTGGTTGGCAACGAAGTACTTCTGCGCGGCGAATTATCGGGAGCCGATGTCGCCAACTTCATCCGCCAGGTGAAGAAGCAGGTCTCGATGCCGGTGACATATGCCGACGTCTGGGAATTCTGGCTGCGCCATCGCGAGGTCTATGACGCCGTCGATTTCGTTACCATTCATATCCTGCCGTACTGGGAGGATTATCCGATCCCGGCGAAGGACGCGGCGGCGCATGTCGGCGCCATCCGTGAGAAGATGGCGGCGGCCTTTCCGAACAAGGATATCCTGATCGGCGAGACCGGCTGGCCGAGCCAGGGGCGGATGCGCGAGGGCGCCTTGCCGTCACTGGTCAATGAGGCGCTGATCCTTCAGGAGATCCTGGCGCTGGCCAATCAGCGCGGCTATCGCGTCAACGTCATCGAGGCTTTCGACCAGCCCTGGAAGCGGCGGCTGGAAGGCACGGTCGGCGGCTATTGGGGATTGTTCGACGACGCCACGCGCCAGCCAAAATTTCAGTGGGGTGCGCCCGTCTCCAACCACCCACACTGGTTGTCGCAGGCGGGCGCCGGTATTGCTTTCGTCGCGATCATTTTTGCCGCTGCGGGATGGACCCGGCGGTCCGATGCCAAAGCTGACTCTTCGGTGATGTCATGGCTGGCTGTCGCCATCATCGCGCTGGCCGGCGGCACGATGCTCGGCCTGGCGGTTGAAAAGACCGTCTATGAAAGCCTCGGTCTCGGCGCATGGCTGCGGTCGGGTGCGCTGGTCGCGCTCGCGGCTTTCGTGCCGATCGCCACGGCCAGTACAGTCATGCGGCGGGCGACCGTTCCATCATTCGCGGGCAGCCTTGCACGCGGGGAGGCGGCAATGCCCGCGCGGCCGGATATTGTCACCGGCCTATTGGTTGTCGCGGTGACGGTCCTTGCGATCCAAATCGCGCTCGGCCTCGTCTTCGATCCGCGCTATCGCGACTTCACCTACGCGCCGCTGACGGCGGCGATCGTGCCAGTCGTGGTGCTGGCGCTGTTCAGCCGCTGGAGCAAGCCTGGATTGGCTGAACGCACCGCGGCTTCTGTGCTGGTGCTGTCGGCGATTTACATCGTCTTCAACGAGAGCTTCGCCAATTGGCAATCGCTCTGGTTCTGCGCCTTGCTCGCGGCTCTGGCGCTCAGTCTTCTTCTGCGCCGATCGGTGCCGGGCGCGCAAAGCTGA
- a CDS encoding beta-1-3, beta-1-6-glucan biosynthesis protein, giving the protein MSFRLAQALPALCLALSFAAGPALAQSDPNQGDKAKQQQGEQKKDAPRVNELLEVSKQLTGPAGNPECVWVGRNIVGRLYANDLDTAFRHLDLYDRFGCPGGHVQAAFRCVLKQTPAEPQKQDNVNARVHSCWVNPAAPPTAAAVVTTPATTPTGTTTQ; this is encoded by the coding sequence ATGTCGTTCCGCCTTGCTCAAGCTCTACCAGCTCTCTGCCTCGCCCTCTCGTTCGCGGCAGGGCCCGCCTTGGCGCAAAGCGATCCGAATCAGGGCGACAAGGCCAAGCAGCAGCAAGGCGAGCAGAAGAAGGACGCGCCACGCGTCAACGAACTGCTCGAAGTCTCGAAGCAATTGACCGGACCTGCCGGCAATCCGGAATGTGTTTGGGTGGGCCGAAATATCGTCGGCCGCCTCTATGCGAATGATCTCGACACCGCTTTTCGCCATCTCGATCTTTACGACCGTTTCGGTTGCCCGGGCGGCCATGTCCAGGCAGCGTTTCGCTGCGTTTTGAAACAGACGCCAGCCGAACCGCAGAAGCAGGATAACGTTAACGCGCGCGTTCATTCATGCTGGGTTAATCCAGCGGCGCCGCCTACCGCTGCGGCGGTGGTAACGACACCTGCGACGACGCCGACCGGAACAACAACGCAGTGA
- a CDS encoding glycosyltransferase produces the protein MRLVAIVVALVACVHTGLWALSEKKVSAPDIIGPVASMSYAPFQGATHADKARTSIAQIRSDLRTLSPQTRAVRTYSATGGVELVPQVAAEFGLKVTAGAWLDNDPERNERELRSIIDLARKNSNISGIVVANESVYRGETILVGKDDKLTKEELDLISSARNADEQTKIKEKVNVARLIKTIQRVKREVSIPVTTGEIWSVWRDHPELVAAVDYIAVHILPYWEGVPNQAAVDAAMGGYHQLREMYPGKRIVIAEFGWPSAGYNFKLAKPGLFEQAVVLRDFISRAEAMGIDYNIVEAIDQPWKIFEGSVGPYWGMFNDAREQKFAWSGPVTDPEHWKLAILSVLLGLLLSLPLLGMTVTMTQGMVLATAANVVGAWFTAVFAFWKGHYFVPGAAAALAVGVVLLVPLVLIALARIEEIAAIAFGRKPRRLLQVASPSIAPDALASGYAPKVSIHIPAYKEQPDMLKATLDAVAGLTYPNFECIVIINNTPDPVYWQPIEEHCHTLGERFKFLREDKVEGFKAGALRIALEKTAPDAEIIGILDADYIVAPGWLTDLVPTFADPKVGLVQAPQEHRDGDRSVMHYAMAGEYSGFFDIGMVERNEKNAIIVHGTMCLMRRTALAAAGNWSSDTICEDTDLGLTMIELGWKTHYTNRRYGFGLLPDTFGAFKKQRHRWAYGGVQIVKKHWRRFLPGVSSLTRDQKRQFMLGWLNWLGAEALGVVVAIFNLLWVPVVAFVGIAIPDTILTIPILAAFVVSLAHFVVLYRLRVAIPKKQTFGAMFAAMSLQLTVARAVADGLIKEHLPFARTAKGNRARKPMQFDGFWELILGSLLIIGAITLVATNTLQITEIYIFAAVLVVQSLPFLSAAGLAALEGRQINDFAFWAELQPRLVSAWRRAPALTAAKAPGLANAIVEVPAATTGEKQPEIVQ, from the coding sequence ATGCGCCTCGTCGCAATTGTCGTCGCGCTCGTTGCCTGTGTGCATACAGGTCTGTGGGCCCTCTCCGAAAAAAAGGTCTCTGCGCCTGACATCATTGGTCCGGTGGCGAGCATGTCGTATGCACCGTTCCAGGGCGCGACACACGCCGACAAGGCAAGAACCAGCATTGCACAGATCAGGTCCGACCTGCGGACGCTCTCGCCGCAGACGCGGGCGGTCCGTACTTACTCGGCGACGGGCGGTGTCGAACTCGTGCCGCAAGTCGCCGCCGAGTTCGGTCTGAAAGTCACAGCCGGCGCCTGGCTCGATAACGATCCGGAGCGTAACGAGCGCGAACTTCGCTCGATCATCGACCTCGCCCGCAAGAATTCGAATATCTCCGGCATCGTCGTCGCCAACGAGTCCGTTTACCGCGGCGAAACCATCCTGGTCGGCAAAGACGACAAGCTGACCAAGGAAGAGCTCGACCTGATCAGTTCGGCCCGCAATGCGGACGAGCAGACCAAGATCAAGGAAAAGGTCAACGTTGCGCGTCTGATCAAAACGATCCAGCGGGTGAAGCGCGAAGTTTCGATCCCGGTTACCACCGGCGAAATCTGGAGCGTCTGGCGCGACCACCCTGAACTCGTCGCTGCCGTCGACTACATCGCCGTCCATATCCTGCCCTACTGGGAAGGCGTACCAAACCAAGCGGCGGTCGACGCAGCCATGGGCGGCTACCACCAGCTGCGCGAGATGTATCCCGGCAAGCGCATCGTCATCGCGGAATTCGGCTGGCCGAGCGCGGGTTATAACTTCAAGCTGGCCAAGCCCGGCTTGTTCGAACAGGCGGTCGTGCTGCGCGATTTTATCTCGCGCGCTGAGGCGATGGGCATCGACTACAACATCGTCGAAGCCATCGATCAGCCATGGAAGATCTTTGAAGGTAGCGTTGGTCCCTACTGGGGCATGTTCAACGACGCCCGCGAGCAGAAATTTGCGTGGAGCGGCCCCGTTACCGATCCCGAACATTGGAAGCTGGCCATTCTGTCGGTGCTGCTCGGCCTCCTGCTGTCACTGCCGCTCCTTGGTATGACGGTGACGATGACGCAGGGTATGGTGCTGGCCACCGCGGCCAATGTTGTCGGTGCCTGGTTCACCGCGGTCTTTGCGTTCTGGAAGGGCCATTACTTCGTGCCCGGCGCGGCCGCTGCATTGGCTGTCGGCGTCGTGCTGCTGGTGCCGCTGGTGCTGATCGCGCTCGCCCGCATCGAGGAAATCGCCGCCATCGCCTTTGGCCGCAAACCGCGCCGCCTCTTGCAGGTGGCGTCGCCGTCGATTGCGCCGGACGCCCTGGCGTCAGGCTATGCACCGAAAGTGTCGATCCATATCCCGGCCTACAAGGAACAGCCGGATATGCTGAAAGCCACGCTCGATGCGGTGGCCGGTCTGACCTACCCGAACTTCGAATGCATCGTTATCATCAACAACACGCCCGATCCGGTCTATTGGCAGCCGATTGAAGAGCATTGCCACACGCTCGGCGAGCGCTTCAAGTTCCTGCGTGAAGACAAGGTTGAAGGTTTCAAGGCTGGCGCGCTGCGCATCGCGCTTGAGAAGACCGCGCCCGACGCCGAGATCATCGGCATTCTCGATGCCGACTATATTGTCGCGCCGGGCTGGCTGACCGACCTCGTCCCGACCTTTGCCGATCCGAAGGTCGGCCTCGTCCAGGCACCGCAGGAGCATCGCGATGGCGACCGCAGCGTGATGCATTATGCGATGGCGGGTGAATATTCCGGCTTCTTCGACATCGGCATGGTGGAGCGCAACGAGAAGAACGCCATCATCGTCCATGGCACGATGTGCCTGATGCGCCGCACCGCCCTCGCCGCCGCCGGCAACTGGTCGAGCGACACCATCTGCGAGGATACCGACCTCGGCCTGACCATGATCGAGCTCGGCTGGAAGACGCATTATACCAACCGCCGCTATGGCTTCGGCCTCTTGCCGGATACATTCGGCGCGTTCAAGAAACAGCGCCATCGCTGGGCCTATGGCGGCGTGCAGATCGTCAAAAAGCACTGGCGCCGTTTCCTGCCCGGTGTCTCAAGCCTGACCCGCGACCAGAAGCGCCAATTCATGCTCGGCTGGTTGAACTGGCTTGGCGCCGAAGCGCTTGGCGTCGTGGTGGCGATTTTCAACCTGCTCTGGGTGCCGGTCGTGGCCTTCGTTGGCATCGCCATTCCGGACACGATCCTGACCATTCCGATCCTCGCCGCCTTCGTCGTATCGCTTGCGCATTTCGTCGTGCTGTATCGGTTGCGCGTTGCGATCCCGAAGAAGCAGACCTTCGGCGCGATGTTCGCGGCCATGTCCCTTCAGCTCACCGTTGCGCGCGCTGTCGCCGACGGCCTGATCAAGGAGCACCTGCCTTTCGCCCGCACAGCGAAAGGCAACCGTGCCCGCAAGCCGATGCAATTCGACGGTTTCTGGGAGCTGATCCTGGGCAGCCTGTTGATCATCGGCGCGATCACACTGGTGGCAACCAACACCCTGCAGATCACGGAGATCTACATCTTCGCGGCCGTGCTGGTGGTCCAGAGCCTGCCGTTCCTCTCGGCTGCCGGCCTTGCCGCCCTCGAAGGGCGCCAGATCAACGACTTTGCCTTCTGGGCCGAGCTGCAGCCGCGTCTCGTCTCAGCCTGGCGGCGCGCTCCGGCACTCACCGCCGCGAAAGCGCCGGGGCTCGCCAATGCCATCGTCGAGGTGCCGGCCGCGACGACTGGCGAAAAGCAGCCCGAGATCGTCCAGTAA